One genomic segment of Echeneis naucrates chromosome 18, fEcheNa1.1, whole genome shotgun sequence includes these proteins:
- the LOC115058826 gene encoding E3 ubiquitin-protein ligase ZFP91-like, producing MDTEEDEVSGTGPAFETTGDPKEAPTSSTDSPETLSGRRGRARRLKTAANPADSCASGSGPGRSARVLRARAAKRKPESLLRGHGGRAARSRCKNSRVTQSVSKKSSTKKACKHVPGPKLSKSRQGKGRPSTRASHKSPATSCKPEAEIKASSCGEEIIALKGNSDNIAGPGQSINKDPPFTDVPDDLNHKPNIKMEKSKQCMTIEQKEVKKEESEEENDGNCMKKRGRQPRDDKAPRQPKRRKKPPVQYVRCEMEGCGTVLAHPRYLQHHIKYQHLLKKNYVCDHPSCGRLFRLQKQLLRHAKHHTDQRDYICEYCARAFKSSHNLAVHRMIHTGEKPIQCEICGFTCRQKASLNWHMKKHDAEASYQFSCSICAKKFEKKDSVVAHKAKSHPEVLIAEALAANEGTVISSPIPASKSEQCSVSQGSQEALDGTLTPLQQVVLPLAPQTQADVSQGKFLQLPKHQVVHVTHLTTACPVQLTSTSNPQLIQLPTIPASTVTPMTTADTQSTLLTLSSVTTLAPQQEMQWGRESDVAQIAGEGELWERVVVGRGHQEVGDIMWESNREQRKEDEGVVWEREGERQILLQCAEIHGDHLI from the exons AtggacacagaggaagacgaAGTTTCGGGCACAGGTCCTGCATTTGAGACGACCGGAGACCCAAAGGAGGCCCCTACATCATCCACGGACTCGCCTGAGACGCTAAGTGGGAGGAGAGGGCGAGCGAGGCGGCTGAAAACCGCCGCGAACCCCGCGGACTCCTGTGCGTCTGGCTCCGGCCCTGGTCGCTCTGCGCGTGTTTTGCGTGCCAGGGCAGCCAAGAGAAAACCTGAAAGTCTGCTTCGTGGACatggaggaagagcagcacgATCACGGTGCAAAAACTCCCGTGTCACGCA AAGTGTCTCGAAGAAATCCTCAACCAAAAAAG CATGCAAACATGTCCCTGGACCAAAGCTGTCCAAATCTAGACAGGGGAAAGGCAGACCCTCAACCCGAGCCTCACACAAATCACCAGCAACATCATGCAAGCCTGAAGCAGAGATAAAGGCTTCATCGTGTG GAGAGGAAATTATTGCCTTGAAGGGAAACAGTGATAA CATTGCAGGTCCAGGTCAGTCTATCAATAAGGACCCTCCATTTACAGATGTCCCAGATGACCTGAACCATAAACCCAACATAAAGAT GGAAAAATCAAAGCAGTGTATGACAATAGAGCAAAAAGAAGTCAAGAAAGAggagtcagaggaggagaatgatGGAAATTGCATGAAGAA GCGAGGTAGACAGCCCAGAGATGATAAAGCCCCTCGACAGCCAAAACGAAG GAAAAAGCCCCCAGTGCAGTATGTCCGCTGTGAAATGGAAGGCTGTGGTACTGTCTTAGCCCATCCACGCTACCTCCAG CACCATATAAAATACCAACACTTGCTAAAAAAGAACTATGTGTGTGACCACCCTTCATGTGGCCGATTGTTTCGTCTGCAGAAGCAGCTGCTGCGCCATGCAAAACACCACACAG ATCAAAGGGACTACATTTGTGAGTATTGTGCTCGTGCCTTCAAGAGCTCACATAACCTTGCTGTGCACAGGATgatccacacaggagagaagccAATACA GTGTGAGATCTGTGGCTTCACGTGCCGTCAGAAGGCATCCTTAAACTGGCATATGAAGAAGCATGATGCAGAAGCCTCCTACCAGTTCTCATGCTCCATTTGTGCcaaaaagtttgagaaaaagGACTCTGTTGTTGCACACAAAGCCAAGAGCCACCCTGAGGTGCTCATAGCTGAAGCCTTAGCAGCTAATGAGGGCACAGTAATAAGCAGCCCTATCCCCGCCTCAAAGTCTGAGCAGTGCTCTGTCAGTCAGGGGAGCCAGGAGGCGCTGGATGGTACCCTCACGCCACTACAGCAGGTGGTACTTCCACTCGCCCCACAGACACAGGCAGATGTATCTCAAGGCAAGTTCCTCCAATTACCAAAGCATCAAGTGGTGCATGTAACACATCTTACCACTGCTTGTCCCGTTCAGCTGACCAGCACTAGCAACCCCCAACTCATCCAACTCCCCACCATTCCTGCCAGCACTGTCACACCCATGACCACTGCAGACACCCAGAGCACACTCCTCACCCTGAGCTCCGTCACCACCCTCGCTCCCCAGCAGGAAATGCAATGGGGCAGGGAGAGTGATGTTGCACAGATAGCTGGAGAGGGTGAGCTGTGGGAGAGAGTTGTAGTGGGGAGGGGTCATCAGGAAGTTGGTGATATAATGTGGGAGAGCAACAGggagcagaggaaggaagaTGAGGGTGTTGTTTGGGagcgggagggagagagacagatttTGTTACAGTGTGCTGAAATTCATGGAGATCATTTAATTTAG